The following proteins come from a genomic window of Bactrocera dorsalis isolate Fly_Bdor chromosome 6, ASM2337382v1, whole genome shotgun sequence:
- the LOC125779108 gene encoding uncharacterized protein LOC125779108, giving the protein MESDLLNNISNVDFDSDDSIIDPNFNISGCTAASSSSENNDENSISVANKVETKKYSKKEAKDSRNKGQSYTSSAGKVVQARAVRRLEPCRKKCADRITFEEQQYIHTQYWELGSYNLRKTFLGGLIEVEETKTVKKAKHDLKPRIRPYTNNYFLEVGSNKIAVCKKCFTFTLSETEQSIKTVVRAKLDGRVIGDGRGKHKCTKKLSIAKENEILDFIKSFPSYESHYTRRDTSKRYLPSDLSVNEMHRLYCEKYAYSVSISKFSQLFSTLNLKFKKPKIDTCHKCDLLQCKIQVAKPEELDSLQLEQSKHVNLAEKAYDAKQNDKQRALADATLKVLCFDLQQCLPTPLLRTSLSFYKRPLWTFNLTMHDCASNQASCYMWHEAIAKRGGNEIASCVFDYLLTLNTNAKHVVLYSDSCPGQNKNSFIATMFAIFMQFKNNVDIIDHKFLVPGHTHMECDSDHALIEKRKKLTSTKIHHPRDWYQFIRTIGVTKKFVVNEMAQSNIYDFAHASKNLFTWRKVDDSGEKYSWIDIKWLRYTKETGNVYFKKSLNEEEPFKLINISKRGINCVRMTDLKICYDAPIKIGTKKKQDLLDMLPLVDEVYKPFYINLATEEQLDCHPDLTESDETNE; this is encoded by the coding sequence gaaacaaaaaaatattcaaagaaagaGGCAAAAGATTCCAGGAATAAAGGGCAAAGTTACACCTCAAGCGCTGGTAAGGTTGTTCAGGCACGTGCAGTGCGCAGGTTGGAACCGTGCAGAAAGAAATGCGCAGATAGAATCACTTTTGAAGAACAgcaatatatacacacacagtaCTGGGAACTAGGCTCATACAATTTACGCAAAACATTTCTTGGTGGCTTAATTGAAgttgaagaaacaaaaacagtaaaaaaagcTAAACATGACTTAAAACCAAGGATAAGACCTTATACAAACAATTATTTCCTGGAAGTTGGTAGTAATAAAATCGCAGTATGCAAAAAATGCTTTACATTCACATTATCCGAGACAGAACAATCTATAAAAACGGTTGTGAGAGCAAAACTTGATGGGCGTGTAATCGGCGATGGACGTGGAAAACATAAATGCACTAAAAAACTTTCTATCGCAAAAGAGAatgaaattttagattttattaaaagcttccCATCGTATGAGTCGCATTATACTCGAAGGGACACATCAAAACGTTATTTGCCAAGTGATTTATCTGTGAATGAAATGCATCGTCTCTATTGTGAAAAATACGCTTATTccgtttcaatttcaaaattttcgcaaTTGTTTAGCACACTcaacttgaaatttaaaaaacctaAAATTGACACTTGTCATAAGTGTGATTTGCTCCAATGCAAAATACAAGTTGCTAAGCCCGAAGAATTGGACTCTTTACAACTAGAGCAATCTAAACATGTAAATTTAGCAGAAAAAGCTTATGATGCTAAACAAAATGATAAGCAGAGAGCTTTAGCTGATGCTACACTTAAAGTGTTGTGTTTTGACCTACAGCAGTGTCTTCCTACACCATTATTAAGAACCTCACTTTCTTTTTACAAAAGGCCTTTGTGGACTTTTAATCTTACTATGCATGATTGTGCGAGTAATCAGGCCTCATGCTACATGTGGCATGAAGCAATAGCAAAAAGAGGGGGTAATGAAATAGCATCGTGCgtgtttgattatttattaacattaaatacGAATGCAAAGCACGTTGTTTTATACAGTGATTCATGTCCaggacaaaataaaaattcattcattgcaactatgtttgcaatttttatgcaatttaaaaataatgtagaCATTATAGATCATAAATTCTTGGTCCCTGGTCATACTCACATGGAGTGTGATAGCGACCATGCTTTgatagaaaaaaggaaaaaactaaCTTCAACCAAAATTCACCATCCCCGTGATTGGTACCAGTTTATCAGAACAATTGgcgtaacaaaaaaatttgttgttaatgAAATGGCACAGTCGAACATATATGACTTTGCACATGCATCAAAGAATTTATTTACATGGAGAAAAGTAGATGACAGTGGTGAAAAGTATAGCTGGATCGACATTAAATGGCTAAGATATACCAAAGAAACtggaaatgtttattttaaaaaatccttaAATGAAGAAGAAccttttaaattgataaacatATCTAAACGAGGAATAAACTGCGTGAGAATGAcagatttaaaaatatgctACGACGCACCAATAAAAATTGgcacaaaaaagaaacaagatcTTTTAGATATGTTACCTCTTGTGGATGAAGTGTATAAGccattttatataaacttaGCAACAGAAGAGCAGTTAGATTGTCATCCAGATCTTACAGAATCTGATGAAACTAATGAATAA